Proteins from a genomic interval of Mycobacterium conspicuum:
- a CDS encoding Mu transposase domain-containing protein yields the protein MLTWEDDVEVHALRKRGWSISAIARHTGFDRKTVRKYLAGDGAPGVRARPDPDPFDPFIDYVTARLTEDPHLWARTLFDELEDLGFGLSYQSLTRNIRTRKLRPVCEACRTATQRPNAVIPHAPGDETQWDWLELPDPPESWGWGKTAHLLVGSLAHSGKWRGYLSPSEDQPHLVAGLDRVTRGLGGVSRVWRFDRMATVCDPGSGRVSASFAGVAKHYGVSVAICPPRRGNRKGVVEKVNHTAAQRWWRTLADDVTVEAAQANLDRFARVRGDTRLRATADGRSSVAVVAETEPLQPIPAQAYPVIVSEARTASRQAMVSYRGNRYSVPPELAAANVVVSHPVGGQFCDIATASGIVVARHRMAADGLGVMVRDNGHVIALDAAAIATATTGRAHRRKERIPPGPAAKAAAAQLLAINQPSVTAIETSTPSTNSTVIDLSAYERAAQNRTIQ from the coding sequence ATGCTCACATGGGAGGACGATGTGGAAGTACATGCCCTACGCAAACGTGGTTGGTCGATCTCGGCGATCGCCCGCCACACCGGCTTCGACCGCAAGACGGTCCGGAAGTATCTGGCCGGTGACGGCGCGCCCGGGGTCCGCGCCCGGCCCGACCCGGACCCGTTCGACCCGTTCATCGACTACGTCACCGCCAGGCTGACCGAGGACCCGCACCTGTGGGCCCGCACCCTGTTCGACGAACTCGAGGACCTCGGATTCGGGCTGTCGTATCAGAGCCTGACCCGCAACATCCGGACCCGGAAGCTGCGGCCCGTCTGTGAGGCGTGCCGGACGGCCACGCAGCGCCCGAACGCGGTGATCCCCCATGCACCGGGTGATGAAACTCAATGGGACTGGCTGGAATTGCCCGATCCGCCGGAATCGTGGGGCTGGGGCAAAACCGCACACCTGCTGGTCGGCTCGTTGGCCCATTCGGGCAAGTGGCGCGGCTATCTGTCGCCGAGCGAGGACCAACCCCACCTGGTCGCCGGCCTGGACCGCGTCACCCGCGGTCTGGGCGGCGTCTCGCGGGTGTGGCGGTTCGACCGGATGGCCACGGTCTGCGATCCCGGTAGCGGCCGGGTGAGCGCCTCGTTCGCCGGGGTGGCCAAGCACTACGGCGTATCGGTGGCGATCTGCCCGCCGCGGCGCGGCAACCGCAAGGGCGTGGTGGAGAAGGTCAATCACACCGCCGCGCAACGCTGGTGGCGCACCCTGGCCGACGACGTCACCGTCGAGGCGGCCCAGGCGAACCTGGATCGCTTCGCCAGGGTGCGTGGTGACACGAGGCTGCGGGCCACCGCTGATGGCCGCTCCTCGGTCGCCGTGGTGGCCGAAACGGAGCCACTACAACCAATACCGGCGCAGGCGTATCCGGTGATCGTTTCCGAGGCCCGCACCGCATCGCGCCAAGCGATGGTGTCCTACCGCGGTAACCGCTACTCGGTGCCCCCGGAGCTGGCCGCCGCCAACGTGGTGGTGTCGCATCCGGTCGGCGGTCAGTTCTGCGACATCGCCACCGCCAGTGGGATCGTGGTTGCCAGGCACCGGATGGCCGCCGACGGGCTCGGCGTCATGGTGCGCGACAACGGCCACGTCATCGCGCTGGATGCCGCGGCGATCGCCACCGCGACCACCGGACGGGCGCACCGCCGCAAGGAACGCATCCCACCCGGCCCGGCGGCCAAAGCCGCTGCCGCGCAACTGCTTGCGATCAATCAGCCATCCGTCACCGCAATTGAAACATCCACTCCGTCAACCAATTCCACCGTCATCGATCTGTCCGCTTACGAGCGGGCCGCCCAGAACAGGACCATCCAATGA
- a CDS encoding sensor histidine kinase, protein MLLGNSRIHRYATERLQLLGYDLVHRYATERFEIFLVTLTVMYFLAGVLLPLWGYEWVLRSLWVLAVVAICTAQCAVLVIALYLVRRDRHQRSITLVCVSNWVTAVLITFIMPSLLPVMVLLALVPVVFAEHYVRRQRGLILMLITVGCVLALAVLARFQNISQIAAHAPPAIESVFINVALPIIAVHILLIVWNNAAALRVSQKLLADHAAELAASRTRLITAADEERRRLERDLHDGAQQHLVALAVLLQLARRAEKDRAERLLLEASELMDTAIAEIRRIAHGIYPPLLVSGGLAQALPAAAAHAAIPVDLNLQGVGRYRREVEAALYYCSTEALQNAAKHGGPDAKVAINASVEDHQLTLVISDSGPGFNRATTGAGLTNMKDRLAAIGGQLEIDTAPGRGTRIIATVTSVPEPSAAQ, encoded by the coding sequence ATGCTGTTAGGAAATAGCCGTATTCACCGCTATGCCACAGAGCGGCTTCAGCTGTTGGGTTATGACCTCGTTCACCGTTACGCGACGGAACGGTTCGAGATTTTCCTCGTGACTCTGACGGTCATGTATTTCCTTGCCGGCGTGCTGTTGCCGCTTTGGGGATACGAGTGGGTGCTGCGATCCCTCTGGGTTCTGGCCGTCGTGGCGATCTGCACTGCGCAGTGCGCTGTGTTGGTGATCGCGCTGTACCTGGTGCGACGGGATAGGCATCAGCGGTCGATCACGCTGGTCTGCGTTAGTAACTGGGTCACTGCCGTGCTCATTACGTTCATCATGCCGAGCCTGCTACCTGTGATGGTGTTGTTGGCGTTGGTGCCGGTCGTTTTTGCCGAGCATTACGTCAGACGGCAGCGCGGACTGATTCTCATGCTGATCACCGTCGGCTGCGTCCTAGCCCTAGCTGTGCTAGCTCGGTTCCAGAACATTTCACAAATAGCTGCGCATGCTCCTCCGGCCATCGAGAGCGTGTTCATCAACGTTGCTCTCCCGATCATCGCCGTGCACATACTGCTAATCGTCTGGAACAACGCCGCGGCATTGCGGGTCTCCCAGAAACTGCTTGCCGACCATGCCGCCGAACTCGCCGCATCGCGTACTCGGCTGATCACCGCCGCTGACGAGGAGCGGCGTCGCCTGGAACGCGACCTGCATGACGGGGCCCAACAGCACTTGGTCGCGCTAGCCGTTTTGCTGCAACTCGCTCGTCGAGCCGAGAAAGACCGTGCTGAAAGACTTCTCTTAGAGGCGTCCGAATTGATGGACACCGCGATTGCCGAGATTCGCAGAATTGCGCACGGCATTTACCCACCACTGTTGGTCAGCGGCGGCCTGGCCCAGGCCCTGCCAGCTGCGGCCGCGCACGCTGCGATTCCGGTCGACCTCAACCTGCAGGGCGTTGGCCGCTATCGCAGGGAGGTCGAGGCAGCCCTTTACTACTGCAGCACCGAAGCGCTTCAGAACGCCGCCAAACACGGGGGGCCGGACGCGAAGGTCGCAATCAACGCCTCCGTCGAAGACCACCAGCTCACCCTTGTAATCAGTGATAGCGGCCCCGGATTCAACCGGGCTACCACCGGCGCCGGGCTGACCAACATGAAAGACCGGTTAGCGGCCATCGGTGGGCAGCTCGAAATTGATACGGCACCTGGCCGCGGCACCCGAATAATCGCCACCGTGACTAGCGTGCCGGAGCCTAGCGCTGCCCAGTAA
- a CDS encoding response regulator, which translates to MIAEQVPVWVVDDQASFRRVAVEMLSAADGFVLAGECETGESAIETTWGDGSGIVLMDVNMPGIGGIEATRRIRAARPDLMILLMSTYDLKDLPSGVEDCGAAGYLRKEKLSPDLLMRLWRAHE; encoded by the coding sequence GTGATAGCTGAACAGGTGCCGGTCTGGGTTGTCGATGACCAGGCCAGTTTTCGGCGTGTGGCGGTTGAAATGCTCTCCGCTGCAGATGGATTCGTATTAGCAGGCGAATGCGAAACTGGTGAGTCGGCGATCGAGACGACCTGGGGTGACGGCAGCGGGATCGTCTTGATGGATGTCAATATGCCGGGGATCGGAGGCATCGAGGCCACGCGGCGGATCCGCGCTGCACGCCCAGATCTGATGATCTTGCTGATGTCAACCTATGACCTCAAAGACCTCCCCTCCGGGGTCGAGGATTGTGGTGCCGCGGGGTACCTCCGCAAGGAGAAGCTGAGTCCGGATCTGCTCATGCGGTTATGGCGGGCGCATGAATGA
- a CDS encoding response regulator transcription factor yields MVAEDSLLVRDSVCRALSTDPDVVVVGEGVDFDSTVELLDQHNPTLLVTDVRMPPTSTDEGIRLARWMRTAYPKTGVIVLSQYVQPEYAAGLLGGGTTGRGYLLKERIAHFDQLSDAVREVASGGTVLDPLVVEALLAKPGSSAMVSRLTPREREVLAELASGGSNRAVAQRLVLSQRAVEKHINSIFAKLGLTGDDTVDRRVKAVLMFLGGDTSV; encoded by the coding sequence GTGGTCGCCGAGGACTCTTTGCTGGTCCGAGACAGCGTGTGTCGGGCGCTATCGACGGATCCCGATGTCGTCGTCGTCGGTGAGGGCGTTGATTTCGACTCCACGGTAGAACTTCTCGACCAACACAACCCAACGTTGTTGGTGACTGACGTACGCATGCCACCGACATCGACCGATGAGGGAATTCGCCTAGCACGTTGGATGCGCACCGCTTACCCCAAGACCGGGGTGATCGTCTTGTCGCAGTACGTTCAACCCGAGTATGCAGCTGGACTGCTGGGCGGAGGCACTACTGGACGCGGCTACCTGCTGAAAGAACGGATCGCGCATTTCGATCAGCTCAGCGATGCGGTCCGCGAAGTTGCATCGGGCGGGACGGTACTGGATCCGCTCGTGGTCGAGGCGTTGTTGGCAAAGCCTGGTTCGTCGGCGATGGTCAGCAGGCTGACACCTCGGGAACGAGAAGTCCTCGCCGAACTTGCCAGCGGCGGCAGCAATCGTGCGGTGGCACAACGGCTTGTGTTGTCCCAGCGTGCCGTGGAGAAGCACATCAACTCGATATTCGCCAAGCTCGGCCTGACCGGCGACGACACTGTCGATCGGCGCGTCAAGGCAGTACTTATGTTCCTTGGCGGCGACACATCGGTATAG
- a CDS encoding DUF732 domain-containing protein, whose product MKRLFIGAALVAAAAAVGLAPQANADPNARYLGCLTEHGYYVYDAAAAVHVGVAIQNDERNGVPRQQLIYNLVNLWGFDRPMANVYIDCAWRTWRGTI is encoded by the coding sequence ATGAAGCGCCTCTTCATTGGCGCGGCCCTGGTGGCCGCGGCTGCGGCCGTCGGTCTGGCCCCCCAGGCGAACGCCGACCCCAACGCGCGCTACCTTGGGTGCCTGACCGAGCACGGCTATTACGTATACGACGCCGCCGCAGCCGTTCACGTCGGGGTGGCCATCCAGAATGACGAGCGGAACGGGGTGCCCCGCCAGCAGCTCATTTACAACCTGGTGAACCTCTGGGGCTTCGACCGCCCGATGGCCAACGTGTACATCGACTGCGCATGGAGGACCTGGCGAGGAACGATCTGA
- a CDS encoding VOC family protein: protein MLGHLGVNVPDLAAAKSYYDQLMPLVGFEPFVAAEDEFAFRPAGGKPGTYIFFYPAVEDGTYSRHRVGLQHLAFMLKTRSAVRDVHQFVRRLGGEVLHEPQPFPQYPPPYYATFWLDPFGLMLEAVCHYDRD from the coding sequence ATGCTCGGGCATCTCGGCGTCAACGTCCCCGACCTGGCCGCCGCAAAAAGCTACTACGACCAGTTGATGCCGCTGGTGGGCTTCGAGCCGTTCGTCGCGGCCGAGGACGAGTTCGCGTTCCGCCCGGCCGGGGGCAAACCGGGGACATACATCTTCTTTTATCCCGCCGTCGAGGACGGCACGTATTCGCGGCATCGCGTCGGGCTGCAACACCTCGCCTTCATGTTGAAGACCCGATCGGCCGTGCGGGATGTTCATCAGTTCGTGCGGCGGCTGGGCGGCGAAGTGCTGCATGAGCCGCAACCATTCCCGCAATATCCGCCGCCGTATTACGCGACGTTCTGGCTGGATCCGTTCGGGTTGATGTTGGAAGCCGTCTGCCATTACGACCGGGATTGA
- a CDS encoding Zn-dependent alcohol dehydrogenase codes for MKAVVLREVGQPTAVEELALRPLAGHEVRVQLRASGVCHSDLSIRDGAIPVLLPSALGHEGAGIVTEVGDDVSTVKPGQHVVLTWIVSCRSCPHCLRGETHLCQHAYDHAYGAPYAESAAGPVWPGMGVGSMAEETLLPAAAVVPIDESLPLDHAALLGCGVTTGVGAVIRTAGVRAGETVLVIGCGGVGLAAIQAARLSGAVRIIAADRVAAQLPTAVANGATDTVDASEVDLAAAVRDLTGGAGVDHGIEVVGKPATIRAAYDATRSGGKVTLVGAAGITDEATFPALSLMTDGKTIQGSVYGATDPARDIPVLAEFAQRGLLDLEALVTRRIGLDGVEAAFADMAAGRGARSVVCFG; via the coding sequence ATGAAAGCAGTTGTTTTGCGCGAGGTCGGGCAGCCGACGGCGGTGGAGGAGCTCGCGCTGCGGCCACTGGCCGGCCACGAGGTGCGGGTGCAACTTCGGGCCAGCGGCGTGTGCCACAGCGACCTGTCGATCCGCGACGGGGCCATACCGGTATTGCTGCCGAGCGCGCTGGGTCACGAGGGCGCCGGGATTGTCACCGAAGTGGGCGATGACGTCAGCACGGTCAAGCCGGGCCAGCACGTCGTGCTGACGTGGATCGTGTCGTGCCGCAGCTGTCCGCATTGCCTGCGCGGCGAGACCCACCTGTGCCAGCACGCCTATGACCACGCCTACGGCGCTCCGTACGCCGAGAGCGCGGCCGGCCCGGTGTGGCCCGGAATGGGTGTCGGGTCGATGGCCGAAGAGACGCTGCTCCCGGCCGCCGCGGTGGTGCCGATCGACGAGTCGCTGCCGCTGGATCACGCCGCGCTGCTGGGCTGCGGCGTCACCACCGGGGTCGGCGCGGTGATCCGCACCGCGGGCGTCCGGGCGGGGGAGACCGTGCTGGTAATCGGTTGCGGCGGTGTGGGTTTGGCCGCGATCCAAGCGGCCCGGCTGTCGGGCGCGGTGCGGATCATTGCCGCCGACCGGGTGGCGGCGCAGCTTCCCACCGCGGTGGCCAACGGCGCGACCGACACCGTCGACGCGAGCGAGGTCGACCTTGCCGCCGCCGTGCGCGACCTTACCGGCGGCGCCGGCGTCGACCACGGAATAGAGGTGGTCGGCAAGCCCGCCACCATCCGGGCGGCGTATGACGCCACCCGCAGCGGCGGCAAGGTCACCCTGGTCGGCGCCGCCGGCATCACCGACGAGGCGACGTTTCCCGCGCTGTCGCTGATGACCGACGGCAAGACCATCCAGGGCAGCGTCTACGGCGCGACCGATCCGGCGCGCGACATTCCGGTGCTGGCCGAGTTCGCCCAGCGTGGTCTGCTCGACCTCGAGGCGTTGGTGACCCGGCGCATCGGCCTCGACGGTGTCGAAGCGGCGTTCGCCGACATGGCCGCCGGGCGCGGGGCGCGCAGCGTGGTCTGCTTCGGCTAG
- a CDS encoding aldehyde dehydrogenase family protein, producing MTQSTTLARPILTIGGEPQAGAAGSYPVHNPARPAEIVGHAPTADHAQLDAAVAAARRAAPAWRALGVAERVAAVAAAATTAAEQLAAHDGARLYTREHGKVLSEASFEISTGPSLAALLGSMAEAALAPEQVDPQSAYPRLHREPFGVAALVLPFNWPLALTMTKLTSALTAGNTAVVKVPPTCPLAALQLAGALAAALPPGVVNVLAGPGSELAQALVTHPGIDLISLTGGVATGRAVMAAAAPRLTPVLLELGGNDAAIIASDIEVSDELVERLVTATYTTGGQVCMAIKRLYAPAQRVGELAEAVLARCQREVIGDGLADETTLGALHNEAGRDRVARLVADAEARGASVRTAGKIRDADADAGGYFALPTVVTDLAPDSALATEEQFGPVLPIFGYDSIDDAVTAANATDFGLTASVWTGDDALADRVAGQLVAGTVSVNCHGLAAQDPRLPFGGCGQSGIGRELGIEGIRAFTQPRTFVRHPAPR from the coding sequence ATGACGCAATCGACAACGCTGGCGCGACCGATTCTGACGATCGGCGGCGAGCCGCAGGCAGGCGCCGCCGGCAGCTACCCGGTGCACAATCCGGCCCGGCCGGCCGAGATCGTCGGCCACGCGCCCACCGCCGACCACGCGCAGCTCGACGCGGCCGTCGCGGCCGCGCGTCGGGCCGCGCCGGCGTGGCGGGCGCTGGGCGTCGCCGAGCGGGTCGCCGCCGTAGCGGCGGCGGCCACCACCGCCGCCGAACAGCTCGCCGCGCACGACGGCGCGCGGCTGTACACCCGCGAGCACGGCAAGGTGCTCAGCGAGGCGAGCTTCGAGATCAGCACCGGGCCGAGCCTGGCCGCGCTGCTGGGGTCCATGGCCGAGGCGGCGCTGGCGCCCGAGCAGGTCGACCCGCAGTCGGCCTACCCACGGCTGCACCGCGAGCCGTTCGGTGTTGCCGCGCTGGTGCTGCCGTTCAACTGGCCGCTCGCGCTGACGATGACGAAGCTGACGTCGGCGCTGACCGCGGGCAACACCGCCGTCGTCAAGGTGCCGCCGACTTGCCCGCTGGCGGCGCTGCAGCTGGCCGGGGCGCTGGCCGCCGCGCTGCCGCCCGGCGTGGTCAACGTGCTGGCCGGGCCGGGCAGCGAGCTGGCCCAGGCCCTGGTCACCCATCCCGGCATCGACCTCATCTCGCTGACCGGCGGCGTGGCCACCGGGCGCGCCGTGATGGCGGCGGCCGCGCCGCGGCTCACCCCGGTGTTGCTCGAGCTCGGCGGCAACGACGCCGCGATCATCGCCTCCGACATCGAGGTCAGCGACGAACTGGTCGAGCGGCTGGTGACCGCGACCTACACCACGGGCGGCCAGGTCTGCATGGCGATCAAACGGCTCTACGCGCCCGCCCAGCGGGTCGGCGAGCTGGCCGAGGCGGTGCTCGCGCGGTGTCAGCGCGAGGTCATCGGCGACGGCCTCGCCGACGAGACGACGCTGGGGGCGCTGCACAACGAGGCCGGGCGCGACCGGGTGGCCAGGCTAGTCGCCGACGCCGAAGCGCGCGGCGCGTCGGTGCGGACCGCCGGCAAGATCCGGGACGCGGATGCCGACGCGGGGGGATACTTCGCGCTGCCGACCGTCGTCACCGACCTGGCGCCCGACTCGGCGCTGGCCACCGAAGAGCAGTTCGGCCCGGTGCTGCCGATCTTCGGCTACGACAGCATCGACGACGCCGTAACCGCGGCGAACGCAACAGATTTCGGTCTCACCGCGTCGGTGTGGACCGGTGACGACGCGCTCGCGGACCGCGTCGCCGGTCAGCTGGTGGCCGGTACCGTCAGCGTCAATTGCCACGGCTTGGCCGCCCAGGACCCCCGGCTGCCGTTCGGCGGCTGCGGCCAGTCCGGCATCGGCCGCGAACTCGGCATCGAGGGGATCCGGGCCTTCACCCAGCCGCGGACTTTCGTCCGGCACCCCGCGCCCCGCTAG
- a CDS encoding response regulator yields the protein MIDAATEKVRVVVGEDHPLFREGLVRALTSSGSVEVVAEADDGVTALALIKAHLPHVALLDYRMPGMDGATVAAAVRADDLPTRVLLLSAYDESAIVFQALAEGAAGFLPKESTKTEIVQGVLDCANGQDVVAPSLAAGLAAEIRRRSEAQAPVLTPREGQVLNFIAQGHSIPEIAAELFLAPSTVKTHVQRLYEKLGVGDRAAAVAAAMRRGLID from the coding sequence GTGATCGACGCGGCCACCGAAAAAGTCCGCGTGGTCGTGGGCGAGGATCACCCACTGTTCCGCGAGGGGCTGGTGCGCGCGCTGACGTCGAGTGGCTCAGTGGAGGTGGTCGCTGAAGCCGACGACGGCGTCACTGCCTTGGCTCTGATTAAAGCGCATCTACCCCACGTCGCGTTGCTGGATTACCGAATGCCCGGGATGGACGGCGCGACGGTCGCCGCCGCGGTACGCGCAGACGACCTTCCGACCAGGGTTTTGCTGCTGTCGGCGTACGACGAATCGGCGATCGTCTTCCAGGCGCTGGCCGAGGGCGCCGCCGGGTTCCTGCCCAAGGAATCGACGAAGACCGAGATCGTGCAGGGCGTGCTCGACTGTGCCAACGGCCAAGACGTGGTGGCGCCCAGCCTCGCCGCCGGTCTCGCGGCCGAGATCCGCCGCCGCAGCGAGGCCCAGGCGCCGGTGCTCACCCCCCGCGAGGGCCAGGTGCTGAATTTCATCGCCCAGGGCCACAGCATCCCCGAAATCGCGGCGGAACTTTTCCTGGCGCCGTCGACGGTGAAGACCCACGTGCAGCGGCTGTACGAAAAACTCGGTGTCGGTGATCGCGCCGCCGCTGTCGCGGCCGCGATGCGGCGTGGGCTGATCGACTGA
- a CDS encoding sensor histidine kinase translates to MGRTVARIIDFVAAEPVRLSAFLRLPLIGLIVLLVSVWEVEHWLPMAYATILVTYSIAALVWVFVVLRGPVPAWAAWTSTGIDVVTVVALCVVSGGATVALLPVFFLLPISVAFQDRPALAATVGICTAIGYLGVWIVYSKRHDTVELPTVVYTHFGLLLWLAGAMTALCYFLTRAATRVAALLDMRRTLVAEAMRADERNARALAEHLHDGPLQDLLAARLELDELRGRYDDPELDAAYQAVQDTATYLRSTVTALHPQVLTEVGLTAALGELIRGYEHRGNFAIEADLEEVDRPRSQSLLYRAARELLANVNKHARASTVQVHLARAGDAIKLSVVDDGIGFDPAILDRCVARGHIGLASLAARIDAMGGSIKLTSMAGAGTRASVTAPAGAE, encoded by the coding sequence ATGGGCCGCACCGTGGCGCGGATCATCGACTTCGTCGCGGCCGAACCCGTGCGCCTGTCGGCGTTTCTGCGCCTGCCGCTGATCGGTTTGATCGTGTTGCTGGTTTCGGTCTGGGAGGTCGAGCACTGGCTGCCGATGGCCTACGCGACCATCCTCGTCACCTACAGCATTGCGGCGCTGGTGTGGGTGTTTGTCGTGCTGCGCGGCCCGGTGCCGGCATGGGCCGCGTGGACCTCGACCGGAATCGACGTGGTGACGGTGGTGGCGCTGTGCGTGGTGTCCGGCGGCGCCACCGTGGCCTTGCTGCCCGTCTTTTTCCTGCTGCCGATCTCGGTGGCATTCCAGGACCGTCCGGCACTGGCCGCCACCGTGGGAATCTGCACCGCCATCGGCTATCTGGGTGTGTGGATCGTCTATTCCAAGCGCCACGACACCGTCGAGCTGCCGACCGTGGTGTACACCCATTTCGGGTTGCTGCTCTGGCTGGCCGGCGCGATGACCGCCCTGTGTTACTTCCTGACGCGCGCCGCGACGCGCGTGGCGGCTTTGCTCGACATGCGCCGCACGCTGGTGGCCGAGGCGATGCGCGCCGACGAGCGCAACGCCCGAGCACTGGCCGAACATCTGCACGACGGGCCGCTGCAGGATCTGTTGGCGGCGCGACTCGAGCTGGACGAACTGCGCGGGCGGTATGACGACCCGGAATTGGACGCCGCCTACCAGGCGGTGCAGGACACGGCCACTTACCTGCGCAGCACCGTCACCGCGCTGCACCCGCAGGTGCTGACCGAAGTGGGCCTCACCGCCGCGCTGGGTGAGCTGATCCGCGGCTACGAACACCGCGGGAACTTCGCGATCGAGGCCGATCTGGAAGAGGTCGATCGGCCACGGTCCCAATCGCTGCTGTACCGCGCGGCCCGCGAATTGCTCGCCAACGTGAACAAGCACGCGCGGGCGAGCACCGTGCAGGTCCACCTCGCCCGCGCCGGCGACGCCATCAAGCTGAGCGTCGTCGACGACGGAATCGGGTTCGATCCGGCCATCTTGGATCGATGCGTTGCCCGCGGGCACATCGGGCTGGCATCGCTGGCGGCCCGCATCGATGCGATGGGCGGATCGATCAAGCTCACCTCGATGGCGGGCGCCGGCACCCGGGCATCGGTAACCGCGCCCGCTGGCGCGGAGTAA
- a CDS encoding amidohydrolase family protein has protein sequence MALLPDPDPRPRAHVLISVDDHVIEPPDMFVGRLPAALADRAPAIVETDDGRQVWRYEGREYPNIGLNAVIGRPHEEWSMEAARFDEMRRGCWDIDARIADMDLAGIWASLNFPSLIAGFAGTVFWKSDDLELGLATLRAWNDWHLDVWAGSHPERIIPLQLPWLADPQLAPEEIRRNAERGFKAVSFPELPAQCGIGSLHSGVWDPFFAACEETDTVVCLHTGSAQWAPIPAPDTPFETITTLFPVNGLVACADMLWSGIPLRFPRLNITLAEGGLGWAAMLGDRADYVLAHSACGREGGSWKGDLLPSEVLKRNFWFCSIDDPSAFGALDAIGAERILVESDYPHADSTWPDTQEVVARNVAGLSADDAARITHRNAAELFRHPLPDDGWLAAPV, from the coding sequence ATGGCGCTGCTGCCGGACCCTGATCCCCGGCCGCGAGCGCACGTCCTCATCTCGGTCGACGATCACGTCATCGAGCCGCCCGACATGTTCGTCGGCCGGCTTCCCGCCGCGCTGGCGGACCGCGCGCCCGCAATCGTCGAGACCGACGACGGACGCCAGGTGTGGCGCTACGAGGGCCGGGAGTATCCGAATATCGGGCTCAACGCCGTGATCGGACGGCCACACGAGGAATGGAGCATGGAGGCCGCCCGGTTCGACGAGATGCGCCGCGGCTGTTGGGATATCGACGCCCGGATCGCCGACATGGACCTGGCCGGCATCTGGGCCTCGCTGAACTTCCCCTCGCTGATCGCCGGCTTCGCGGGCACGGTGTTCTGGAAGAGCGACGACCTCGAGCTAGGGCTGGCCACGCTGCGCGCCTGGAACGACTGGCACCTCGACGTGTGGGCGGGCAGCCACCCCGAGCGGATCATCCCGTTGCAGCTGCCGTGGCTCGCCGATCCGCAGCTGGCGCCCGAGGAGATCCGCCGCAACGCCGAGCGCGGCTTCAAGGCGGTCAGCTTCCCCGAATTGCCCGCGCAATGCGGCATCGGCAGCCTGCACAGCGGGGTGTGGGATCCGTTCTTCGCCGCCTGCGAGGAGACCGACACCGTGGTGTGCCTGCACACCGGTTCGGCACAGTGGGCGCCAATCCCCGCCCCGGACACGCCTTTTGAGACGATCACGACGCTCTTCCCGGTCAACGGGCTGGTCGCCTGCGCGGACATGCTGTGGTCGGGCATCCCGCTGCGCTTCCCGCGGCTGAACATCACGCTGGCCGAGGGCGGACTCGGGTGGGCGGCCATGCTCGGCGACCGGGCCGACTACGTCCTGGCTCACTCCGCGTGCGGCCGTGAGGGTGGGTCGTGGAAGGGCGACCTGCTGCCCAGCGAGGTGCTCAAGCGCAACTTTTGGTTCTGCTCCATCGATGACCCGTCGGCGTTCGGTGCGTTGGATGCGATTGGGGCCGAGCGGATCCTGGTCGAAAGCGACTACCCGCATGCCGACTCGACGTGGCCCGACACGCAAGAGGTGGTGGCGCGCAACGTCGCTGGCCTGTCGGCGGATGATGCCGCCCGCATCACCCACCGCAACGCCGCAGAGCTGTTTCGCCACCCGCTGCCGGATGACGGGTGGCTGGCGGCCCCAGTGTAG